In the genome of Halapricum salinum, one region contains:
- a CDS encoding molecular chaperone TorD family protein — protein MVERTVAWSDALVGLSNCLRHPDREVRDALEHDPETLVELLERVGVEPDGPVSVSGRDLTEDYEALFGAFATPFAPPAASPYKEWYGDRNGLMGGPPASAMARRYEAIDATVPAAYPPDHVALQLEYASLLAEAGEWDELGAFVEADLDWIDAFAVLVEEAAAAAPLQRWCVEQLVATIERVREELDVSGPDHERIERMADRARTHAEG, from the coding sequence GGCCTGTCGAACTGCCTCCGGCACCCGGACAGGGAGGTCCGCGACGCCCTCGAACACGACCCGGAGACGCTCGTCGAGTTGCTGGAACGGGTCGGCGTCGAGCCGGATGGCCCAGTGTCCGTCTCCGGACGCGACCTGACCGAGGACTACGAGGCCCTGTTCGGCGCGTTCGCGACGCCGTTCGCGCCGCCGGCGGCCTCGCCGTACAAGGAGTGGTACGGCGACCGCAACGGGTTGATGGGCGGGCCGCCGGCCTCGGCTATGGCCCGGCGGTACGAGGCGATCGACGCGACAGTACCGGCGGCGTACCCGCCCGATCACGTCGCACTCCAGCTCGAGTACGCGAGTCTGCTGGCGGAGGCGGGCGAGTGGGACGAACTCGGGGCGTTCGTCGAGGCGGACCTGGACTGGATCGACGCGTTCGCCGTCCTCGTCGAGGAGGCGGCGGCAGCTGCGCCGCTCCAGCGGTGGTGCGTCGAGCAGCTGGTGGCCACGATCGAGCGGGTACGCGAGGAACTCGACGTTTCCGGCCCCGATCACGAACGAATCGAGCGGATGGCTGACCGGGCACGGACACACGCGGAGGGATAG
- a CDS encoding carbohydrate kinase family protein gives MDVFVAGGCSWDAIVYLDEFPTTTETHFARDFQETLGSSGSGKSLNLGRLGVDTRFHAMIGDDRFGDSIRERFAAEPIAFEYDLDPNGTERHVNLMNDAGERISIFVVLPTQEPDIDDERLEAWTAQADALVVSPVNYSRYLLPAAEDAGTSVWADVHAYDGEDKYHEDFLDAADYLFMSEEGMDDPRAFMHEQVDSGTALVVCTHGADGATALTPDGWFEVPAQNFEPVDTNGAGDAFFAGFLYGHRQDLDVETCLRLGTLAGGLAVESRELVHPDLSADRLAAEYERCYDESVGTRS, from the coding sequence ATGGATGTCTTCGTCGCCGGCGGCTGTTCCTGGGACGCGATCGTCTACCTCGACGAGTTCCCGACTACCACGGAGACCCACTTCGCACGGGACTTTCAGGAGACGCTGGGCTCCAGCGGCTCCGGCAAGAGTCTCAATCTCGGACGGCTCGGCGTCGACACGCGATTCCACGCGATGATCGGCGACGATCGCTTCGGCGATTCGATCCGCGAGCGCTTCGCGGCCGAGCCGATCGCCTTCGAATACGATCTCGACCCCAACGGCACGGAACGGCACGTCAACCTCATGAACGACGCCGGCGAGCGCATCTCGATCTTCGTCGTCCTGCCGACACAGGAGCCCGACATCGACGACGAGCGCCTGGAGGCCTGGACCGCACAGGCCGACGCGCTCGTGGTCAGCCCTGTCAACTACTCGCGATACCTCTTGCCCGCTGCCGAGGACGCTGGGACGTCAGTTTGGGCCGACGTCCACGCCTACGACGGCGAGGACAAGTATCACGAGGACTTCCTCGACGCGGCGGATTACCTGTTCATGAGCGAGGAGGGGATGGACGACCCGCGCGCGTTCATGCACGAGCAGGTCGATTCGGGTACCGCATTGGTCGTCTGCACGCACGGTGCGGACGGTGCGACCGCGCTCACCCCGGACGGATGGTTCGAGGTCCCGGCTCAGAACTTCGAGCCGGTCGACACCAACGGGGCCGGCGACGCCTTCTTCGCCGGCTTTCTCTACGGCCACAGGCAGGATCTCGACGTCGAGACCTGCCTCCGGCTCGGCACGCTCGCGGGCGGGCTGGCCGTCGAGTCGCGCGAGCTGGTTCATCCCGACCTCTCGGCGGATCGCCTCGCGGCCGAGTACGAGCGGTGCTACGACGAGTCGGTCGGGACGCGCTCGTGA
- a CDS encoding helix-turn-helix domain-containing protein, translating to MSQHETTAATVGESDNSGIRLTLSFSDPDAARELLLFLGRSMDDASVSIDAVSWTDSGPHVVPVDSVTAAQQATARYAVACGYYDDPRRAHLADIAAEFDRSKSAISQRLSAVERQLVRSFVDASDDPNDRIEC from the coding sequence GTGTCACAGCACGAGACGACAGCAGCGACGGTCGGCGAGAGCGACAACTCCGGAATCCGGCTGACGCTCTCGTTTTCGGACCCGGACGCGGCCCGCGAGTTGCTCCTGTTTCTCGGGCGCTCGATGGACGACGCGTCGGTCTCGATCGACGCCGTCAGTTGGACGGATTCGGGCCCCCACGTCGTCCCCGTCGACAGCGTCACCGCGGCACAGCAGGCGACCGCCAGATACGCGGTCGCGTGCGGGTACTACGACGATCCGCGGCGCGCTCACCTCGCCGACATCGCGGCGGAGTTCGACCGGTCGAAGTCGGCGATTTCACAGCGACTCAGCGCCGTCGAGCGACAGCTCGTCCGTTCGTTCGTCGACGCGAGCGACGATCCGAACGATCGTATCGAGTGCTGA